In Halorussus limi, a genomic segment contains:
- a CDS encoding TraB/GumN family protein, giving the protein MSDSAELGAGDGEGSVRVLGTAHVSADSVEEVRETIDEERPDVVAVELDEGRYRQMKGEVAQDLEPSDLLEGNTVFQFIAYWMLSYVQAQMGDRFDIEPGADMQAAIEAAEAVGSEVALVDRDIQMTIQRFWARMSVFEKLRMVWELCLAMVGIGEPEEDEEFDVADLTDGDVVTAMMEEFRQFSPGGAEALIDERDAFIAHRLVALRKAGHDVLAVVGAGHRAGIEEYLDHPERLPPMEELVGTESGSRFSLFKLFGYLMTVGFLAFFFLLFMAGVRDTFLLKVFGAWFLFNGIFAFGLAKLAGARWTSAGVGGAVAWLTSVNPLLAPGWFAGYVELKYTSVNVGDIAKLNDILSDEESPLRDILGRMLDVPLFRLIAIVAMTNVGSMIASFAFPFVVLPLLGSEVGGVAQITDWMIEGARNSADIIVQALT; this is encoded by the coding sequence ATGAGCGATTCAGCCGAGTTGGGCGCGGGAGACGGAGAGGGCAGCGTCCGCGTCCTCGGGACCGCCCACGTCTCCGCGGACAGCGTCGAGGAGGTCCGCGAGACCATCGACGAGGAGCGACCCGACGTGGTCGCGGTCGAACTCGACGAGGGCCGGTATCGCCAGATGAAAGGCGAGGTGGCCCAAGACCTCGAACCCTCGGACCTGCTCGAAGGGAACACGGTCTTCCAGTTCATCGCCTACTGGATGCTGTCGTACGTGCAGGCCCAGATGGGCGACCGCTTCGACATCGAACCCGGCGCGGACATGCAGGCGGCCATCGAGGCCGCCGAGGCCGTCGGGAGCGAGGTGGCGCTGGTGGACCGCGACATCCAGATGACCATCCAGCGGTTCTGGGCGCGCATGAGCGTCTTCGAGAAGTTGCGGATGGTCTGGGAACTCTGTCTGGCGATGGTCGGCATCGGCGAACCCGAGGAGGACGAGGAGTTCGACGTCGCGGACCTGACCGACGGCGACGTGGTGACGGCGATGATGGAGGAGTTCCGCCAGTTCTCGCCCGGCGGGGCCGAAGCACTCATCGACGAGCGCGACGCCTTCATCGCCCACCGACTCGTCGCCCTGCGGAAGGCGGGCCACGACGTGCTGGCGGTCGTCGGCGCGGGCCACCGCGCCGGCATCGAGGAGTATCTCGACCACCCCGAGCGCCTGCCTCCGATGGAAGAGTTGGTAGGCACCGAGTCGGGGAGTCGGTTCTCGCTGTTCAAGTTGTTCGGCTACCTGATGACGGTCGGCTTCCTCGCGTTCTTCTTCCTGCTGTTCATGGCCGGCGTGCGCGACACGTTCCTGCTGAAGGTGTTCGGGGCGTGGTTCCTCTTTAACGGCATCTTCGCGTTCGGACTGGCGAAACTGGCGGGCGCGCGCTGGACCTCCGCGGGCGTCGGCGGCGCGGTGGCGTGGCTGACCAGCGTCAACCCGCTGCTCGCGCCGGGGTGGTTCGCGGGCTACGTCGAACTCAAGTACACCTCGGTCAACGTCGGCGACATCGCCAAACTCAACGACATCCTCTCCGACGAGGAGAGTCCGCTCCGCGACATTCTGGGCCGGATGCTCGACGTGCCGCTGTTCCGACTCATCGCCATCGTGGCGATGACCAACGTCGGGAGCATGATAGCGAGTTTCGCGTTCCCGTTCGTCGTCCTGCCGCTGCTGGGGTCCGAAGTCGGTGGCGTCGCCCAGATAACCGACTGGATGATAGAGGGCGCGCGCAACAGCGCAGATATCATCGTGCAGGCACTGACATGA
- a CDS encoding DUF7551 domain-containing protein — MVGGTLRDLRERIADRHDDDGRYYVSCARTGERPVPVAGKRFAGRETAAAAAELAAEYRAELRRYDPRLPHYDLVVSEEPGPDGPVDPAPVVEESLDALSASDFCHDVAAAVFEALSELGETAVERAVLEAYLHSAESVTTPDELCLVLLSTAASELDDRLAPDRQGEVLRAAADRLGERSGPDAPADRADPVDATLARFDGLSLVGDYAVVRHGERERTANADGSAAGRSWTVTVEEYAFDSADDGVPTLPFAVELLRWLPDATIAVSDLRATGEAGWQFVVSADAASARAVSLAAPERV, encoded by the coding sequence ATGGTCGGCGGAACACTGCGGGACCTGCGAGAGCGCATCGCGGACCGCCACGACGACGACGGTCGCTACTACGTGAGTTGCGCCCGGACCGGCGAGCGGCCGGTTCCGGTCGCCGGCAAGCGATTCGCCGGGCGCGAGACCGCGGCGGCGGCCGCCGAACTCGCGGCCGAGTACCGGGCGGAACTCCGGCGTTACGACCCGAGACTCCCGCATTACGACCTCGTGGTGTCGGAGGAACCGGGGCCGGACGGACCGGTGGACCCCGCGCCGGTCGTCGAGGAGTCCCTCGACGCGCTCTCCGCCTCCGACTTCTGTCACGACGTGGCCGCCGCGGTGTTCGAGGCGCTCTCGGAACTCGGCGAGACCGCGGTCGAACGGGCGGTGTTGGAGGCGTACCTCCACTCCGCCGAGTCGGTGACGACCCCCGACGAACTCTGTCTGGTCCTGCTCTCGACGGCGGCGAGCGAACTCGACGACCGACTCGCCCCCGACCGGCAGGGCGAGGTCCTCCGGGCCGCCGCGGACCGCCTCGGCGAGCGCTCCGGACCCGACGCGCCGGCGGACCGCGCCGACCCCGTGGACGCTACGCTGGCGCGCTTCGACGGCCTCTCGCTGGTCGGCGATTACGCGGTCGTCCGGCACGGGGAGCGCGAGCGAACCGCGAACGCCGACGGGAGCGCCGCCGGTCGCTCGTGGACGGTCACGGTCGAGGAGTACGCCTTCGACAGCGCGGACGACGGAGTGCCGACGCTCCCGTTCGCTGTCGAACTGCTCCGGTGGCTTCCGGACGCGACCATCGCGGTGTCGGACCTCCGGGCGACGGGCGAGGCGGGGTGGCAGTTCGTCGTCTCGGCGGACGCCGCGAGCGCGCGGGCGGTCAGTCTCGCCGCGCCGGAGCGCGTCTGA
- a CDS encoding DUF4397 domain-containing protein has product MTADTSTLTRTVAVGLAVVLVASLGVGSVVSTTQDAEGESATVRIAHMSPDAPAVDVQVDNQTVFQNLEYGDVTEFTELESGEHQVTIVTADNESVVFEGQLSLRANESYTITAAGEVSENATQGFEPIALRTDPAVPSENESVVRLAHFSPDAGPIDVTLRQSGEVVADNLTFGNATEYATLPSGVYTFEVRAAAEDNNGTVVATFNESLLGGTAYTAFAAGYASPEDAPADAPLQLFVEVDAGGETNASETQRTDRARQPEQAEETTTAPGETTTEA; this is encoded by the coding sequence ATGACAGCAGATACCTCGACACTGACGCGTACCGTAGCGGTCGGCCTCGCGGTGGTCCTCGTCGCCAGTCTCGGCGTCGGGTCCGTGGTCTCGACGACCCAAGACGCCGAGGGCGAATCCGCGACGGTCCGAATCGCGCACATGTCGCCCGACGCACCCGCGGTGGACGTGCAGGTGGACAATCAGACCGTCTTTCAGAACCTCGAATACGGTGACGTGACCGAGTTCACGGAACTCGAATCCGGCGAACATCAGGTCACTATCGTCACCGCCGACAACGAGAGCGTCGTCTTCGAGGGACAACTCTCGCTCCGGGCCAACGAGAGTTACACCATCACCGCCGCGGGCGAAGTCTCGGAGAACGCGACGCAGGGCTTCGAACCCATCGCGCTCCGGACCGACCCCGCCGTCCCGAGCGAGAACGAGTCCGTCGTCAGACTCGCGCACTTCTCGCCGGACGCCGGGCCGATCGACGTGACACTCCGACAGTCCGGAGAGGTCGTCGCCGACAACCTGACGTTCGGCAACGCGACGGAGTACGCGACCCTCCCGTCGGGCGTCTACACGTTCGAGGTCCGGGCGGCCGCCGAGGACAACAACGGCACCGTGGTCGCGACGTTCAACGAGAGCCTCCTCGGCGGCACGGCCTACACCGCCTTCGCGGCCGGGTACGCCTCGCCCGAGGACGCGCCCGCCGACGCGCCGCTCCAGCTCTTCGTCGAGGTGGACGCCGGCGGCGAGACGAACGCGAGCGAGACCCAGCGCACCGACCGGGCCCGACAGCCAGAACAGGCCGAGGAGACGACCACGGCACCGGGCGAGACGACGACCGAAGCGTAA
- a CDS encoding FKBP-type peptidyl-prolyl cis-trans isomerase, which yields MTSGEPIAVVHFTGRIAGGEEAGETFDTTDAAVATESGIYRGHRDYEPLEFRVGAGEVVAGLDDAVRGMAVGEERTVEVEPERAFGERDDSKVVELPRADLEARSDVSTRAGELVRSESGETGWITGVGDGTVTVDFNHELAGLPVEFDVTLLDRRDN from the coding sequence ATGACATCCGGGGAACCCATCGCGGTCGTACACTTCACGGGGCGAATCGCAGGAGGCGAGGAGGCGGGCGAGACGTTCGACACGACGGACGCGGCGGTGGCGACGGAGTCGGGCATCTACCGCGGTCACCGCGACTACGAACCGCTGGAGTTCCGGGTCGGCGCGGGGGAAGTCGTGGCGGGGTTGGACGACGCGGTCCGGGGAATGGCGGTCGGCGAGGAACGGACCGTCGAGGTCGAACCAGAACGCGCGTTCGGGGAACGCGACGACTCGAAGGTGGTTGAGTTGCCGCGCGCCGACCTCGAAGCCAGAAGCGACGTGAGCACGCGAGCGGGCGAACTCGTCCGGTCGGAGTCCGGCGAGACCGGGTGGATAACCGGGGTGGGCGACGGGACTGTCACGGTGGACTTCAACCACGAACTCGCCGGCCTCCCCGTCGAGTTCGACGTGACGCTGTTAGACCGGCGCGACAACTGA
- a CDS encoding HFX_2341 family transcriptional regulator domain-containing protein — protein sequence MQTIDEVHIAPLGYEYDRIVGPVREHNVDVLYLLEHDDPGSGPDYHDDLREELDDLGVETRSRSVDVFDIYDVLGVVTTLTADHAEDIVRVNVSSGSKLSAVGAAIACMATDATAYYVHPTDYPATDRRERRSYGYAGDEVLPSYPIESPTTDQVAVMDFLAETNTDAYTVKKKDIIEYAEEQGLAFVADNDPANDKAKFALLNANVIDPLLEDGYVEIEDVGRRKQVVLTDTGADALRAFRHKIRDL from the coding sequence ATGCAGACGATAGACGAGGTTCACATCGCCCCGCTCGGCTACGAGTACGACCGCATCGTCGGCCCCGTGCGCGAACACAACGTCGACGTTCTCTACCTCCTCGAACACGACGACCCCGGAAGCGGTCCGGACTACCACGACGACCTGCGCGAGGAACTGGACGACCTCGGCGTCGAGACTCGCTCCCGGAGCGTGGACGTGTTCGACATCTACGACGTGCTGGGCGTGGTGACGACGCTGACCGCCGACCACGCCGAGGACATCGTCCGGGTCAACGTCTCCAGCGGGTCGAAGCTCTCGGCGGTCGGCGCGGCCATCGCCTGCATGGCCACCGACGCGACCGCCTACTACGTCCATCCGACGGACTACCCAGCGACCGACCGCCGGGAGCGACGGAGTTACGGCTACGCGGGCGACGAAGTGCTGCCGTCCTACCCCATCGAGTCGCCCACGACCGACCAAGTCGCGGTCATGGACTTCCTCGCGGAGACCAATACCGACGCGTACACGGTCAAGAAGAAGGACATCATCGAGTACGCCGAGGAGCAGGGCCTCGCGTTCGTCGCCGACAACGACCCCGCCAACGACAAGGCGAAGTTCGCGCTCCTGAACGCGAACGTCATCGACCCGCTGCTCGAAGACGGCTACGTCGAAATCGAGGACGTGGGCCGACGCAAGCAGGTCGTCCTCACCGACACCGGGGCCGACGCCCTCCGCGCGTTCCGCCACAAGATTCGGGACCTCTGA
- a CDS encoding metalloprotease — protein sequence MRVGNVRFGKRELLDISVAWAALTVAFAVFFGGGGRAILYRPGVLVGLLPASLVTAGLGFLLHEMAHKVTAIRYGQVAEFRADYGMLFLAVAGALAGFLFAAPGAVYHQGRATLRENGLIALAGPLTNVALGMVFFPLELLLGGALGSVAALGVRINFLLAGFNMIPFGPLDGNTVKKWSVPAFVGFGLPCFALAAWALFGFSFL from the coding sequence ATGAGGGTGGGCAACGTCCGGTTCGGCAAGCGCGAACTGCTCGACATCTCGGTCGCGTGGGCGGCCCTCACCGTCGCCTTCGCGGTGTTCTTCGGCGGCGGCGGGCGGGCGATTCTCTACCGCCCCGGCGTCCTCGTCGGCCTGCTCCCGGCGAGTCTCGTGACCGCGGGACTGGGCTTCCTGCTCCACGAGATGGCTCACAAGGTCACGGCGATTCGGTACGGACAGGTCGCCGAGTTCCGCGCCGACTACGGCATGCTGTTTCTGGCCGTCGCCGGCGCGCTGGCCGGGTTCCTCTTCGCCGCGCCGGGCGCGGTGTACCATCAGGGCCGGGCGACGCTCCGGGAGAACGGTCTCATCGCGCTCGCCGGGCCGCTGACCAACGTCGCGCTCGGAATGGTGTTCTTCCCGCTAGAACTCCTGCTCGGCGGTGCGCTCGGGAGCGTCGCGGCGCTCGGCGTTCGCATCAACTTCCTGCTCGCTGGCTTCAACATGATTCCGTTCGGCCCCCTCGACGGCAACACGGTCAAGAAGTGGAGCGTCCCGGCGTTCGTCGGGTTCGGCCTCCCCTGCTTCGCGCTGGCGGCGTGGGCGCTGTTCGGCTTCTCGTTCCTCTGA
- a CDS encoding RAD55 family ATPase gives MARRLSTGIDVLDRKLDGGLPKGSVVALSAPPASQAELLLYEFTAARQTLYLSTDRDEAAVTEALERAPGHTGSPDVRRVPGDAPLDHSQRLFRRLPEDSNLIVDPVDLLEKRDEDRYRNFLNDLQNHLHNTDGVAFLHCLDGRAVPDTRDVTEHVADVVFQLHTEYSGDTVETRLAVPKFRGGRALPETIKLELAESVRIDTSRDIA, from the coding sequence GTGGCACGGCGTCTCTCGACTGGTATCGACGTGTTAGACAGGAAACTCGACGGGGGACTTCCCAAGGGGAGCGTGGTCGCGCTCTCGGCACCGCCCGCGAGTCAGGCGGAGTTGCTACTCTACGAGTTCACCGCCGCGCGTCAGACGCTGTACCTCTCGACTGACCGCGACGAGGCGGCCGTGACCGAGGCGCTCGAACGCGCGCCGGGCCACACGGGGTCGCCCGACGTGCGCCGCGTCCCCGGCGACGCGCCGCTGGACCACTCCCAGCGCCTCTTTCGGCGACTCCCCGAGGACTCGAACCTCATCGTGGACCCCGTGGACCTGCTGGAGAAGCGCGACGAGGACCGGTATCGCAACTTCCTCAACGACCTCCAGAACCACCTGCACAACACCGACGGCGTCGCCTTCCTCCACTGCCTCGACGGCCGCGCGGTGCCCGACACCCGCGACGTGACCGAACACGTCGCCGACGTGGTGTTCCAACTCCACACCGAGTACTCGGGCGACACCGTCGAAACTCGGCTCGCGGTGCCGAAGTTCCGCGGCGGCCGCGCGCTCCCCGAGACCATCAAACTCGAACTCGCCGAATCGGTCCGCATCGACACGAGTCGCGACATCGCGTGA
- a CDS encoding ABC transporter substrate-binding protein translates to MTPNQSPDTHLHDSPSDGRSRRAFLTAAGSVAVGVGLAGCSGSAPSADGSSAERTFQMVGSSIRTLDPAAANDSESTTVVSQLFDGLVHYPKGDPDPELLLADDHRVSDDGTVHTFELDPEATFSDGRPVRAADVVYSFERIAASDNSTSASALLDVLGVEHDTRTVETEDGTAEEYDPGTLGVEALDDRTVEIRLSEPFHAALGVLAYPSFSIVPEGVVGDVPGYDGEMSQDEFATSNPIGAGPFTLKKWEKDVEYAVSARDDYRGDGPYVAGIHWRVTSDPAAAYTYATNENADAFWVPSGKFDPSLVSIETTDEQGRKVGTYGPLPENGKTVQYRQVPLAWTYYLGFNTEQVEKPVRQAIAYVLNQQTQIEEVHAGRGSRAAHITPPGIYLGGNSAYRDHAENYPYGLAESQFEAASDVLSKAGYGPDDPASVRLTVYEASAWKETATLLRDKLARVGVDMTVEQAPFASIAERGRNGELDVFSYGWTMDYPSPDSFLKILYPPSSDDYFFRWGGTPAADRAKRAWERVLDHPSASETDRQARTDAFREMETANWEDVVALPVYHPVGEGFYYDWVDVPKTGAAGFSKHKYNHVKVGRRD, encoded by the coding sequence ATGACACCCAATCAGTCCCCCGACACGCACCTCCACGATAGCCCCTCCGACGGTCGGTCGCGCCGCGCGTTCCTGACCGCCGCCGGGAGCGTCGCGGTCGGCGTCGGTCTGGCCGGTTGTAGCGGTAGCGCACCGAGCGCCGACGGTTCGTCGGCCGAGCGGACCTTCCAGATGGTCGGCAGTTCCATCCGGACGCTCGACCCCGCGGCCGCCAACGACTCGGAATCGACCACCGTCGTCTCGCAACTGTTCGACGGACTGGTCCACTACCCGAAGGGCGACCCCGACCCCGAGTTGCTGCTGGCCGACGACCACCGTGTCTCCGACGACGGGACCGTCCACACCTTCGAGTTGGACCCCGAGGCGACCTTCTCGGACGGCCGGCCGGTCCGGGCCGCCGACGTGGTCTACTCGTTCGAGCGCATCGCGGCGTCCGACAACTCCACGTCGGCGAGCGCCCTCCTCGACGTTCTCGGCGTCGAACACGACACCCGGACGGTCGAGACTGAAGACGGCACCGCCGAGGAGTACGACCCCGGCACGCTCGGCGTCGAGGCGTTAGACGACCGGACGGTCGAGATTCGGCTCAGCGAACCGTTCCACGCCGCGCTCGGCGTGCTGGCGTACCCGTCGTTCTCCATCGTCCCGGAGGGCGTCGTGGGCGACGTTCCGGGCTACGACGGCGAGATGAGCCAAGACGAGTTCGCCACCTCGAACCCCATCGGCGCGGGGCCGTTCACGCTGAAGAAGTGGGAGAAGGACGTGGAGTACGCCGTCTCGGCACGCGACGACTACCGGGGCGACGGGCCGTACGTCGCGGGGATTCACTGGCGAGTCACCAGCGACCCGGCGGCGGCGTACACCTACGCCACCAACGAGAACGCCGACGCCTTCTGGGTGCCGAGCGGGAAGTTCGACCCGAGTCTCGTCTCCATCGAGACCACCGACGAGCAGGGCCGGAAAGTCGGCACCTACGGACCGCTCCCCGAGAACGGGAAGACGGTCCAGTACCGGCAGGTGCCGCTGGCGTGGACCTACTACCTCGGATTCAACACCGAACAGGTGGAGAAACCGGTCCGTCAGGCCATCGCCTACGTCCTGAACCAGCAGACCCAAATCGAGGAGGTCCACGCGGGCCGGGGGTCGCGCGCGGCCCACATCACGCCGCCGGGAATCTACCTCGGCGGCAACTCGGCGTACCGCGACCACGCCGAGAACTACCCGTACGGACTCGCCGAGTCGCAGTTCGAGGCCGCCAGCGACGTGCTGTCGAAGGCCGGGTACGGTCCCGACGACCCCGCGAGCGTCCGACTCACGGTCTACGAGGCGTCGGCGTGGAAGGAGACCGCGACGCTCCTGCGGGACAAACTCGCCCGCGTGGGCGTCGACATGACCGTCGAACAGGCGCCGTTCGCGTCCATCGCCGAACGCGGTCGGAACGGCGAACTCGACGTCTTCTCCTACGGGTGGACGATGGACTATCCCTCGCCCGACAGCTTCCTCAAGATTCTCTACCCGCCGTCCTCGGACGACTACTTCTTCCGATGGGGCGGCACGCCCGCGGCCGACCGGGCGAAGCGGGCGTGGGAACGCGTCCTCGACCACCCGTCGGCGAGTGAGACTGACCGACAGGCGCGCACCGACGCCTTCCGCGAGATGGAGACCGCAAACTGGGAGGACGTTGTCGCGCTGCCCGTCTACCACCCCGTCGGCGAGGGGTTCTACTACGACTGGGTGGACGTGCCCAAGACCGGCGCGGCCGGGTTCTCGAAGCACAAGTACAACCACGTGAAGGTCGGTCGGCGCGACTGA
- a CDS encoding acyl-CoA thioesterase, translating to MTDTATLMDSYTEMTELLLPNDTNNLGRALGGAVLHWMDICGAIAAMRFSNYQCVTASMDHVDFISPIDLGEVAVVEAFVFDTGRTSIDVKVDVRAEDPRKGEERETTTSFFTFVALDDDGTPTEVPDLDCPTENQRALRDAARDQRREQLAAVAEKIGKDSDG from the coding sequence ATGACGGACACAGCGACGCTGATGGACTCCTACACCGAGATGACCGAACTCCTGTTGCCCAACGACACCAACAACCTCGGCCGGGCGCTCGGGGGCGCGGTCCTCCACTGGATGGACATCTGCGGCGCCATCGCCGCGATGCGGTTCTCGAACTACCAGTGCGTCACGGCGTCGATGGACCACGTCGATTTCATCTCGCCCATCGACCTCGGCGAAGTCGCCGTCGTGGAGGCGTTCGTCTTCGACACGGGGCGGACCAGCATCGACGTGAAGGTGGACGTTCGCGCCGAGGACCCCCGGAAGGGCGAGGAGCGCGAGACGACCACCTCTTTCTTCACGTTCGTGGCGCTGGACGACGACGGCACGCCGACCGAGGTGCCGGACCTCGACTGCCCGACCGAGAACCAGCGGGCGCTCCGGGACGCCGCGCGCGACCAGCGCCGCGAGCAGTTGGCCGCGGTCGCTGAGAAAATCGGGAAGGACAGCGACGGCTGA
- a CDS encoding YbhB/YbcL family Raf kinase inhibitor-like protein: protein MRRRTLLRSAAVAATIGGTGAMAASGNRDGRETTTDGQETTTERRETTAEGEETTAGGGGEFALTTDAWENGETIPTRYTCEGENVSPPFSVSNSPEGTEAFALVMDDPDAPNPPFVHWLVWNVPADARELPENLPPGETLGDLGGAVQGANGTGELGYIGPCPPVGDPQHTYLFSLYALEAPLDLAPGAEYQQVVDAVMGNAIARSRYVGQYARSAETTTTS, encoded by the coding sequence ATGCGCAGACGCACGCTTCTGCGCTCGGCCGCAGTGGCCGCGACGATTGGGGGGACCGGAGCGATGGCAGCGAGCGGGAACCGCGACGGGCGAGAGACCACGACAGACGGACAGGAGACGACGACCGAGCGACGAGAGACGACCGCAGAGGGGGAGGAGACGACCGCCGGAGGCGGTGGCGAGTTCGCGCTCACGACCGACGCGTGGGAGAACGGCGAGACGATTCCGACCCGGTACACCTGCGAGGGCGAGAACGTCTCGCCGCCGTTCTCCGTCTCGAACTCGCCGGAGGGGACCGAGGCGTTCGCGCTGGTGATGGACGACCCGGACGCGCCGAACCCGCCGTTCGTCCACTGGCTAGTCTGGAACGTTCCGGCCGACGCGCGAGAACTCCCGGAGAACCTTCCGCCCGGCGAGACGCTCGGGGACCTCGGCGGCGCGGTGCAGGGCGCGAACGGCACCGGAGAATTGGGCTACATCGGGCCCTGTCCGCCCGTGGGTGACCCGCAACACACCTACCTGTTCAGCCTCTACGCGCTCGAAGCGCCGCTCGACCTCGCACCCGGCGCGGAGTACCAGCAGGTCGTCGACGCCGTGATGGGGAACGCCATCGCGCGTTCGCGGTACGTCGGACAGTACGCCCGGAGCGCCGAGACCACGACGACCTCCTGA
- a CDS encoding substrate-binding domain-containing protein — protein MSNRREVLRRGAGLLAFGSVTSMGARVALSDADSGDADSGDVGDASGAGDARSDESNAPARSANVLVAGSLQRIAGEVGDATVEAHGSVACRRLLEDGVRDPDAVALADPGLLAGLTERATCFATNALVVAVREEIAAKYDDWRALVGDSGVSLGRTDPERDPLGYRTAMALELAEGVDAEAVLNRSAVFPETGLLRTLEAGGIDAAFAYRNMAVEHDLPSFDLPDRIDFSDPALADEYASATVQLADRTVVGSPIRYAASARTARGREWVRELGSASEALRDAGFGVPGDYPRTREIPDG, from the coding sequence GTGTCGAATCGACGCGAGGTCCTCCGTCGCGGCGCAGGCCTGCTCGCGTTCGGGAGCGTGACGAGTATGGGCGCACGCGTGGCGCTGTCGGACGCGGATAGCGGTGACGCGGACAGCGGTGACGTAGGCGACGCGAGCGGTGCAGGTGACGCTCGCTCCGACGAGTCGAACGCTCCCGCCCGGAGCGCGAACGTGCTGGTGGCCGGAAGCCTGCAGCGAATCGCCGGCGAGGTCGGCGACGCGACCGTCGAGGCCCACGGGAGCGTGGCCTGTCGCCGCCTGCTAGAGGACGGTGTTCGGGACCCGGACGCGGTGGCGCTGGCCGACCCCGGCCTGTTGGCGGGACTGACCGAGCGCGCGACCTGCTTCGCCACGAACGCGCTGGTCGTGGCCGTCCGCGAGGAAATCGCCGCGAAGTACGACGACTGGCGCGCGCTCGTCGGCGATTCCGGGGTCTCGCTCGGCCGGACCGACCCCGAGCGCGACCCGTTGGGCTACCGGACCGCGATGGCGCTCGAACTCGCCGAGGGCGTCGACGCCGAGGCGGTCCTCAATAGGAGCGCGGTCTTCCCCGAGACCGGCCTGCTCCGGACGCTCGAAGCGGGCGGCATCGACGCCGCGTTCGCCTACCGGAACATGGCGGTCGAACACGACTTGCCGTCGTTCGACCTCCCGGACCGCATCGACTTCTCGGACCCCGCCCTGGCCGACGAGTACGCGAGCGCGACCGTCCAACTGGCCGATAGAACCGTCGTAGGGTCGCCGATTCGGTACGCCGCGAGCGCCCGGACAGCGCGCGGCCGCGAGTGGGTCCGCGAACTCGGTTCCGCGAGCGAGGCCCTGAGAGACGCCGGATTCGGCGTTCCGGGCGACTACCCGAGGACGCGCGAGATACCCGACGGGTGA
- a CDS encoding MinD/ParA family ATP-binding protein has translation MLAVAGGKGGAGKTTTTLGLAAALGRQRRTVVAVDADREMPDLHAMSGVARTPGLDAVAAGWPAELVAGPADPPTAGVDVLPAGTGPPSAGSGAVDRGTDRAADRRTAGTESSLARVRGVADAVLVDCPAGAGPDAVAPLRAADAAVIVTTTDPDCLRDAAKTAAMARELDAPVAGAVVSRADETPSGVGRLLDCPVLGDVPDAGIDSRTTSVGRGVEPLDDDEVRAAHDRLVSALQPKYL, from the coding sequence ATGCTCGCCGTCGCCGGAGGCAAGGGAGGTGCCGGAAAGACGACCACGACGCTCGGTCTCGCGGCCGCGCTCGGCCGCCAGCGCAGGACCGTCGTCGCGGTGGACGCCGACAGGGAGATGCCGGACCTGCACGCGATGTCCGGGGTCGCGCGCACGCCCGGCCTCGACGCGGTGGCCGCGGGGTGGCCCGCCGAACTGGTCGCCGGACCCGCCGACCCGCCGACGGCGGGCGTCGACGTGCTCCCCGCGGGAACGGGTCCGCCGTCGGCCGGGTCCGGGGCCGTGGACCGCGGAACCGACAGGGCCGCGGACCGCAGAACCGCCGGAACCGAGTCCTCGCTGGCGCGCGTGCGAGGCGTCGCGGACGCCGTGCTGGTGGACTGCCCCGCGGGCGCGGGACCGGATGCCGTCGCACCGCTTCGGGCGGCCGACGCCGCGGTAATCGTGACCACGACCGACCCCGACTGCCTGCGCGACGCCGCCAAGACGGCCGCGATGGCGCGCGAACTCGACGCGCCGGTCGCGGGCGCGGTCGTCTCGCGGGCCGACGAGACGCCGTCGGGGGTCGGCCGCCTGCTGGACTGCCCGGTCCTCGGTGACGTCCCCGACGCTGGAATCGACTCCCGGACAACCTCCGTCGGCCGGGGCGTCGAACCGCTGGACGACGACGAGGTTCGGGCCGCACACGACCGACTCGTGTCAGCTCTTCAGCCCAAATACTTATGA
- a CDS encoding HEWD family protein, whose product MVELDPPNERECQRCGRRDVWDPDATTWRIDGETRAGNPHCIHEWDINGAYRSIRK is encoded by the coding sequence ATGGTCGAACTGGACCCGCCGAACGAACGGGAGTGTCAGCGGTGCGGTCGTCGGGACGTGTGGGACCCCGACGCGACGACGTGGCGAATCGACGGCGAAACGCGCGCCGGGAACCCCCACTGCATCCACGAGTGGGACATCAACGGCGCGTACCGCTCGATTCGGAAGTAG